AGTGGAAGTTTCACACCAAATTAGGTCTGCATATGGTGCATAAGATAGACCTCTAGCTATTGCCTGATCCAAGCCTGCTTTTGTTTTAAAGAACCCTTCTGAAGTTCGCTCACCTGTAATAAATGGTTTGTCAGCATCATCAATATCACTTGTAATCATATCTGCTGCATCTGCATCTGTTCTGGCAATTAATACTGTCGGAACCCCCATTACATCTGCTGCTAATCTAGCTGAGATTAAATTACGCACAGCCGTTTGTGTAGGTAATAATACTTTACCGCCTAAATGACCACATTTTTTTTCTGAAGAAAGCTGATCTTCAAAATGCACACCAGAAGCACCGGATTCGATCATTCCTTTCATTAATTCAAATACATTTAATTGACCGCCAAAACCTGCTTCTGCATCTGCAACAATCGGTGCAAACCAATCTATACTATCATCTTCTTCTAAATGACTTATTTGATCTGCACGCTGTAAAGCTTGATTAATTCTTTTTACAACGTGAGGTACACTGTTTGCCGGGTATAAACTTTGATCAGGATACATTTGTCCAGCTAAATTAGCATCTGCTGCTACCTGCCACCCACTTAAATAAATCGCTTTTAAACCTGCTTTCACTTGTTGAACAGCTTGATTTCCTGTTAATGCGCCTAATGCATTAACATAACTTTCAGACTGCATTAATTTCCAAAGTTTTTTTG
The window above is part of the Chengkuizengella sp. SCS-71B genome. Proteins encoded here:
- the aceA gene encoding isocitrate lyase, translating into MMKRIQNLELSWQIDERWNDITRPYTAEEVIKLRGSMDIEHTLAKEGSKKLWKLMQSESYVNALGALTGNQAVQQVKAGLKAIYLSGWQVAADANLAGQMYPDQSLYPANSVPHVVKRINQALQRADQISHLEEDDSIDWFAPIVADAEAGFGGQLNVFELMKGMIESGASGVHFEDQLSSEKKCGHLGGKVLLPTQTAVRNLISARLAADVMGVPTVLIARTDADAADMITSDIDDADKPFITGERTSEGFFKTKAGLDQAIARGLSYAPYADLIWCETSTPDLEQAKRFADAIHEKYPNKLLAYNCSPSFNWKAKLDDATIAKFQQELGKMGYKFQFVTLAGFHALNHSMFELAKGYKESGMAAYSKLQQAEFANEQYGYTATKHQREVGTGYFDEVSQVITGGTSSTTALKGSTEEAQFHSA